In the Diprion similis isolate iyDipSimi1 chromosome 2, iyDipSimi1.1, whole genome shotgun sequence genome, one interval contains:
- the LOC124416135 gene encoding NADH-ubiquinone oxidoreductase 75 kDa subunit, mitochondrial: protein MLRLPLVRAAGLSGCRLGAAGFHTTTSKLQAPPEQIEVFIDDIPVLVDPGTTVLQAAAKIGVEIPRFCYHERLAVAGNCRMCLVEIEKQIKPVAACAMPVMKGWRVKTNSDLTRKAREGVMEFLLVNHPLDCPICDQGGECDLQDQSMAFGNDRSRFVDINFSGKRAVEDKDVGPLIKTVMTRCIHCTRCIRFASEVAGVDDLGTTGRGSDMQVGTYVEKMFLSELSGNIIDLCPVGALTSKPYAFVARPWETRRTDSIDVLDAVGSNIVVSTRSGEVLRVLPRLNEEINEEWLSDKSRFACDGLKRQRLLTPMLKIDSKLQPVEWEDALVAASRALQQAPANKIAAVTGKLADAEALISLKDMFNKLGSETLATEQSFPKDGAGIDLRSSYIMNNKIAGIEEADVVVLIGTNPRFEAPLVNTRLRKSYLHREQTIALIGPEVDLTYEYEHLGDSAEVISQLKNGTHPFCATLKNAKSPLIILGAEQLGRNDGSKILAETQALAASLGKTVQAPENWKVLNVLHSNASQVAALDLGYGSNLAEIKAQNPQVLFLLGADDADIKREDFPNTFIIYLGSHGDQGACIADVVLPGAAYTEKNGSYVNTEGRAQQTGTAVNPPGMARPDWKIIRALSEFVGVRLPYDTIHDVRGRLEQVAPHLVRYGDIEPANYFAQALELAKKTGSFASDPLQLKQKTLDEFFMTDVVSRASPTMAKCVQAVIKQRQA, encoded by the exons atgttGCGGCTTCCACTGGTTAGGGCGGCTGGTCTGTCAGGATGCAGGCTTGGGGCCGCTGGATTCCATACCACAACCAGTAAGCTGCAGGCTCCACCTGAGCAGATCGAGGTGTTCATTGACGATATTCCTGTGCTAGTTGACCCAGGGACTACCGTACTCCAG GCTGCTGCTAAAATCGGAGTGGAGATTCCCCGATTTTGCTACCATGAGCGTCTCGCAGTGGCTGGAAATTGCAGGATGTGTTTGGTtgagattgaaaaacaaatcaag CCGGTAGCTGCTTGTGCAATGCCAGTGATGAAAGGATGGCGGGTAAAGACTAATTCTGATTTGACACGCAAGGCTCGTGAAGGTGTGATGGAGTTTTTACTGGTCAATCACCCATTAGATTGCCCCATCTGTGATCAGGGTGGTGAATGTGATCTGCAAGATCAGAGCATGGCTTTTGGTAATGATCGAAGCCGTTTTGTCGACATCAACTTTAGTGGAAAGCGAGCGGTAGAAGACAAAGATGTCGGACCTTTAATCAAGACAGTGATGACTCGCTGTATTCATTGCACACGTTGTATTCGTTTTGCTTCTGAAGTTGCCGGTGTAGACGATCTAGGCACAACTGGACGTGGCTCTGACATGCAG GTAGGCACGTATGTTGAGAAGATGTTCTTGTCAGAGCTATCCGgaaatattattgatttaTGCCCTGTTGGAGCCCTGACTAGTAAACCTTATGCTTTTGTGGCCCGTCCTTGGGAAACCCGTCGAACAGACAGTATTGATGTCCTTGATGCTGTAGGCAGCAACATCGTTGTTTCTACAAGAAGCGGGGAAGTCCTTAGAGTTCTTCCAAGGCTAAATGAG gAAATTAACGAAGAATGGTTATCAGACAAGTCTCGTTTCGCATGTGACGGTCTTAAACGTCAGCGCCTCCTTACTCCGATGTTGAAGATAGATTCAAAGCTACAACCAGTTGAATGGGAAGACGCATTGGTCGCTG CAAGCAGAGCTCTACAACAAGCTCCAGCAAACAAAATTGCTGCAGTAACTGGAAAACTAGCTGACGCAGAGGCTCTGATTTCATTGAAAGATATGTTTAATAAGCTAGGTAGCGAAACTTTGGCTACAGAGCAATCTTTCCCGAAAGACGGAGCAGGAATTGATCTACGAAGCAGTTATATTATGAACAACAAAATTGCTGGCATTGAAGAAGCTGATGTTGTTGTACTCATTGGAACGAACCCTAGATTTGAGGCACCTCTGGTGAATACTAGGCTTAGAAAATCTTATCTTCATCGTGAGCAAACCATCGCATTAATTGGACCTGAGGTGGATCTCACATACGAATATGAG CATCTTGGTGATTCTGCTGAAGTGATCTCCCAATTGAAAAACGGTACTCATCCATTTTGTgctacattaaaaaatgcgaagTCACCACTCATAATATTAGGTGCAGAACAGCTTGGCCGCAATGACGGCAGCAAGATCCTTGCAGAAACGCAGGCATTGGCAGCTTCCTTGGGGAAGACCGTTCAG GCCCCGGAAAATTGGAAAGTATTAAATGTACTTCATAGCAATGCTTCTCAAGTCGCTGCCCTGGATCTTGGCTACGGATCTAATCTGGCAGAAATTAAAGCCCAAAATCCCCAAGTTCTTTTCCTATTAGGAGCAGATGATGCAGATATAAAAAGAGAAGACTTTCCAAACACCTTTATCATTTATCTTG GAAGCCATGGTGATCAAGGAGCATGTATCGCAGATGTTGTTTTACCCGGAGCTGCTTATACAGAGAAGAATGGGAGTTACGTGAATACAGAGGGCCGGGCTCAACAGACTGGTACTGCAGTTAATCCACCAGGAATGGCACGCCCAGATTGGAAAATTATCAGAGCACTGTCTGAG TTCGTCGGGGTCCGACTTCCTTACGATACCATCCACGATGTCCGTGGCAGACTAGAGCAAGTGGCCCCACATCTTGTTAGGTATGGTGATATTGAACCCGCAAATTATTTCGCCCAGGCTCTCGAACTAGCTAAG aaaactGGAAGTTTCGCATCAGATCCACTTCAACTAAAACAGAAGACATTAGATGAATTCTTTATGACCGACGTAGTGTCGCGTGCATCACCAACAATGGCTAAATGCGTGCAAGCTGTTATTAAGCAGCGTCAGGCATAG
- the LOC124416136 gene encoding probable elongation factor 1-beta, translated as MAIGDLKTDKGLKELNRFLADRSYIEGWQPSQADVAVFEALGNAALGSNPHVQRWYTHIKSYNHKSLPGVKKAPSILGGTETAPPPKATKPAADDDDDVDLFGSDEEEDAEAAKVREERLKAYAEKKSKKPTIIAKSSIVLDVKPWDDETDMKEMEKHVRSISMDGLVWGASKLVPVGYGINKLQIMCVVEDDKVSVDLLVEEIQNFEDFVQSVDIAAFNKI; from the exons ATGGCCATTGGTGATCTTAAGACTGACAAGGGCTTGAAGGAGTTGAACCGTTTTCTTGCCGACCGCAGCTACATTGAAGG ATGGCAACCTTCGCAAGCAGATGTCGCAGTGTTTGAAGCTTTGGGGAACGCTGCATTAGGATCGAATCCCCATGTCCAGAGATGGTATACACACATCAAATCCTACAACCACAAGTCTCTTCCAGGCGTGAAAAAAGCCCCTTCCATCTTGGGTGGAACGGAGACTGCTCCACCGCCCAAAGCTACCAAACCAGCTgctgacgacgacgacgatgtaGATTTGTTTGGATCTGACGAAGAGGAAGATGCCGAAGCTGCTAAAGTTAGAGAGGAAAGGCTCAAAGCGTATGCGGAGAAGAAGTCCAAGAAACCCACTATAATTGCTAAGTCCAGTATTGTGTTGGATGTCAAACCATGGGATGACGAAACAGACatgaaagaaatggaaaagcaTGTGAGGTCTATTTCTATGGACGGCCTGGTTTGGGGTGCTT CAAAACTCGTGCCCGTGGGATATGGAATCAACAAGCTACAGATCATGTGTGTTGTAGAGGACGACAAAGTTTCCGTGGACTTGTTAGTTGAGGAAATACAAAACTTCGAAGACTTTGTACAGTCTGTCGACATTGCAGCCTTCAACAAGATTTAA
- the LOC124416134 gene encoding general vesicular transport factor p115 → MEYFKSGLKSVLGAPPPGNQPSGADTVERLVDRLQSSSLLDDRRDACRALKALSRTYRLEVGTQAMDALRQVLEMDRTDCEIVGLAMDTLCNITSPETFEAEVENYGPKNKIGEQFTEIFIKQSDSTTQVLAFLEEFDFRVRWPALKLLTHLLGNRPKDIQEIILVSPLGVSKLMDLLSDSREVIRNDALLLLIQLTKGNANIQKIVAFENAFDRIFDVISQEGSADGGIVVQDCLLLMLNLLRGNISNQNFFKEGSYIQRLTPMFDLPPETDENPLSGWSPQKVCNVHCMVQVIRALVAPGGPAQATAACQRTMRACGLLQALCDILMASGVPADVLTETISAVAEVIRGNTSNQEFLASVMAPSSPPRPAIVVLLMSMVNEKQPFVLRCSVLYCFQCFLYKNEVGQTQLIQTLLPQGNEAASLTTGQLLCGGLFSLDPLSNWFSAVALSHALIDNTIQKEQLLRVLLATNIGKPPVTLMQQCVMLLQQGNKTQCKLGLLMLLCRWVSHCPPAVKAFLTIESSVAYLTALLSSQENTDDLQETLLQSMCALLLGLCVHFNDDSVPNYTKEKLCHLIENRLGLERFQDAIGGITRHEIYSRTLKHPQPSTKDPSELLLDHEFCRLLKILEGVVVKSVQDGSNPQEGNYPTSTLSPSDSALVSQYKELIREQDAQIHRLNQTNETLAREKRELETQVYELQTSISHLRDQNLVLRAAQTNLTEAKEFVPSVDTIDLTNVELEKYKNTVRDLENRLAECTLNLQKQERKESNSNNSEYEHLLKEKALELEKMRKDQENLLELLTEQDSKLMQYKEKLVALGEKIESDESSGELDTDEQPESSN, encoded by the exons atggaatatttcaaaagtggGCTAAAATCTGTTCTCGGTGCACCTCCACCCGGGAACCAGCCGTCCGGTGCTGACACT GTAGAACGTCTAGTGGATCGATTGCAATCGTCAAGTTTGCTGGACGATAGACGAGATGCGTGCCGTGCTTTAAAAGCACTTTCAAGAACGTATCGTCTGGAGGTTGGCACACAGGCCATGGATGCACTTAGGCAAGTGCTGGAGATGGATAGAACAGATTGTGAGATTGTTGGTTTAGCAATGGATACTTTGTGCAATATTACAAGTCCTGAAACGTTTGAGGCTGAAG ttgaaAACTATGGGCCCAAGAACAAAATCGGAGAACAATTTAcagaaatatttatcaaacaaTCCGACAGCACTACTCAAGTTTTAGCATTTTTAGAGGAATTTGATTTTAGAGTTCGGTGGCCAGCCCTCAAGCTCCTGACGCATTTATTAGGTAACCGACCAAAGGACATTCAAGAAATAATTCTTGTCAGTCCATTGGgagtttcaaaattaatgGATCTCCTCAGTGACAGCAGAGAGGTGATACGCAATGAT GCGTTATTGCTGCTGATACAATTAACTAAAGGTAATGCAAATATCCAAAAGATTGTCGCCTTCGAAAATGCATTTGATCGTATTTTCGATGTAATATCCCAAGAAGGTTCAGCAGACGGTGGTATTGTGGTCCAAGACTGTTTGTTGCTAATGTTAAATCTACTACGAGGAAACATCAGTaatcaaaactttttcaaggAAG GAAGCTACATACAGAGATTGACACCTATGTTTGATTTGCCACCGGAAACTGATGAGAATCCATTAAGTGGTTGGAGTCCTCAAAAAGTTTGCAATGTACATTGTATGGTACAAGTTATTAGGGCATTAGTTGCTCCCGGTGGTCCAGCACAG GCGACAGCAGCTTGTCAACGGACGATGAGGGCATGTGGTCTACTTCAAGCTTTGTGCGATATATTAATGGCCAGTGGAGTTCCTGCTGATGTGTTGACAGAAACTATAAGTGCAGTCGCTGAAGTTATCAGAGGGAATACAAGCAATCAGGAGTTTTTAGCTAGCGTTATGGCCCCTAGCAGTCCTCCTAG ACCTGCTATAGTGGTTTTGCTAATGTCAATGGTGAATGAAAAGCAACCATTTGTCCTACGCTGTTCCGTGCTTTATTGTTTCCAATGTTttctgtataaaaatgaagtaGGACAGACGCAACTTATCCAGACACTCTTACCCCAGGGTAACGAAGCAGCATCTCTCACAACAG GACAACTTTTGTGTGGTGGCCTATTTTCGTTGGATCCCTTATCAAATTGGTTTTCGGCAGTGGCTCTATCTCATGCCCTAATCGACAATACGATCCAAAAAGAGCAATTGTTAAGGGTACTTCTTGCTACAAATATTGGCAAGCCACCTGTTACATTGATGCAGCAATGTGTGATGCTTCTTCAACAAGGAAATAAGACCCAATGTAAACTGGGGCTTTTAATGCTGCTTTGCAGATGGGTGTCACACTGCCCACCTGCTGTAAAAGCATTTTTAACTATAGAATCTTCAGTCGCTTACTTGACCGCACTTCTGTCTTCTCAAGAAAATACTGACGATTTGCAGGAGACACTGCTTCAAAGTATGTGCGCTTTATTACTAGGCTTATGCGTACACTTTAATGATGACAGTGTGCCTAATTATACAAAG GAAAAGTTATGCCATTTGATAGAAAATCGACTTGGATTGGAAAGATTTCAGGATGCTATCGGAGGAATCACCAGACATGAAATTTACTCCAGAACTCTTAAACATCCTCAGCCTTCAACAAAAGATCCGTCTGAATTACTTCTAGACCATGAGTTTTGTAgattactgaaaattttggaaG GAGTAGTAGTGAAGTCTGTACAAGATGGAAGTAATCCACAGGAGGGCAATTATCCTACATCTACATTGTCGCCATCTGATTCTGCTCTTGTGTCACAATATAAAGAGCTTATCAGGGAGCAGGATGCACAGATCCACCGACTTAATCAGACGAACGAAACTTTGgctagagaaaaaagagaattgGAG ACCCAAGTATACGAGCTACAGACTTCCATCAGTCATTTGAGAGACCAGAATTTAGTTCTACGTGCAGCTCAAACAAATCTAACAGAAGCCAAAGAGTTTGTGCCATCTGTAGATACTATTGATCTTACAAATGTAGAATtggagaaatataaaaatacggTTCGAGATTTGGAAAACAGGCTAGCCGAATGCACgttgaatttgcaaaaacaAGAACGGAAAGAATCTAATTCAAATAACAGTGAATACGAACATTTATTGAAGGAAAAAGCATTagaacttgaaaaaatgagaaaagatCAGGAAAATTTGCTAGAACTTTTAACAGAACAAGATAGCAAACTGATGCAATATAAAGAGAAACTGGTTGCGCTAGGTGAAAAA atcGAATCAGACGAAAGTTCAGGAGAACTCGATACCGACGAACAGCCAGAATCCAGTAATTAG
- the LOC124416652 gene encoding protein charybde-like, translating to MEVLPCPVNVNFSNNRAGYATEELDGACQALARRLEVELRAAKHAQLACGEVLLPADLLPRIAGEVLAMAENEPCGLRGCTLFISFENDSFCRKLSRVQCDPSAISTFELYLTLKQDHTSWHILLPQFLKNLTRGGTIMISRDFTLEKKKLYRSYQQDH from the exons atggAGGTGCTACCGTGTCCGGTGAATGTGAATTTCAGCAACAACAGAG CTGGATATGCTACTGAAGAGTTGGATGGTGCTTGCCAGGCGTTGGCAAGGCGATTGGAGGTTGAACTCAGGGCAGCTAAACATGCCCAGCTCGCTTGCGGCGAAGTCTTACTGCCTGCTGATCTTCTTCCCAGAATTGCAGGAGAAGTGCTCGCCATGGCTGAGAACGAGCCTTGTGGTCTTAG AGGCTGCACGTTATTCAtaagcttcgaaaatgacaGCTTTTGCCGAAAGCTTTCCAGAGTGCAGTGCGACCCCAGTGCGATTTCCACGTTTGAGCTCTACCTAACTCTCAAACAAGATCACACCTCATGGCATATTCTGCTGCCACAATTTCTCAA aaatcttACTCGTGGTGGAACAATAATGATTAGCAGAGATTTCACtctggaaaaaaagaagctgTACCGATCTTACCAGCAAGACCATTGA